The region CGCGACTCGCGGGCGCCAGAGGCACACTCGAGGCCGACGGCACCATGACCGTGCGCATCGACGGCAACGCCCTCGTCGCGGGCGGCGACGCCAGGTCGCTGACCCTCGCGGGGCCGGTCACCATCGAGCAGGGCGGAGCGCTGTCGGTGTCGTGGAGCGGCGCCGACGGCTTCGCGGTGTCGGTCGACGGAGGTGAGCTGGGCGGGCTGCTGAGCGTGCTCGCGCCGGCGGACGACGGCGGCACGCTGGCGAGACTGGCCGGGTCGTACGACGACGTGGCCCGAGCTCTCGCCTCCAGCGTCAACGAGCGGCACCGCGCGGGAGTGACGGCCGCCGGTCAGACCGGAGGGGACTTCTTCGCCCTGTCGGGGTCTGGCCCCGCCGCGCTCGGGCTCTCAGTGGCCGTCGGGAGTGCATCCGATCTCGCCGTCGCCAAGCCGGGAGGCGGGCCCCTGGATTCAAGCAATGCGGATGCGATCTCTCAGATCGGGCGCAGCGCGGGCGGACCCGACTCCATCTGGGCGGATGTTGTCGCCGGCTTCGCCGTCGCCACCGCCGGCGACATCCAGCGCGCGACCCTCTCGGACGTCGCGTCGACGGCCGCGGTCGGCGCGCAGCGATCTGTGGCGGGAGTCGACGGCGACGAGGAGACGATCAGCCTGCTCACGTTCCAGACGGCCTACCAGGCGGCGGCCAGGGTTCTCACGGCCGTGGACGAATCGCTCGACGTGCTCATCAACCGCACCGGCCTCGTGGGCCGCTAGGAGGAGGACGACCATGATCTCCCGGGTGACAGCGTCTTCCATGACGCACACGGCCATGCGCCAGCTGCAGGCCAATCTGTCGGAGTTGTCGCGGCTGCAGGAGCAGGCGAACTCGCAGCGTGCGTTCCTCGCGCCCTCCGACGACCCCCATGCGGCAGCCACCACGCTGCGGCTGCACTCCGAGCAGCGCCGCACCGAGCAGCACGCCCGCAACATCGACGATGGCATCGCCTGGCTCGCGACCGCGGACTCGGCGATCACCGCGAGCACCGCCCTGCTCGCCCGTGTAAGGAACCTGACGGTGCAGGGAGCCAATGACGGGGCGATGGATGCGACGGCGAAAGAAGCCATCGCGGTCGAGCTCGAAGGCATCCGCGATGAGCTGCTCGCGCAGGCGAACACCACCGTGCTGGGGCGCTCGGTCTTCGCCGGCACGTCCGACACCGCGGCGTTCGACCCGACCGGCGCGTTCAGCGGACATCCCGGAGCGGAGGTCGTCCGTCGTGTCTCCGACGAGGCATCCATCCGCGTCGACACCGACGGCGCCGCGGTCTTCGGAACGGGAGCAGGGTCGGTGTTCGCCCTGATCACCGATATCGTGGCCGATCTGCGGGGTGGGCAGAATGTCGGTCCCCGCCTGACCGAGATCGATGAGCGCCGCGACGCGATGCTCAGCGTGCAGGGCTCGGTGGGCGCAAGGCAGTCGCAGCTGGAGCGAGCCAAGGAGGCGACAGTGCAGGACTCCGTGTCACTCGAGGCGCGACGAGCCGCCGTCGAGGACGTCGACTCCGTCGAGGTGCTCGTGAGGCTGCAGGCTCAGGAGCTCGTGTACCGATCCGCGCTCGCCGTCACCGGCCGCGTTCTGCAGCCCACGCTCCTGGAGTTCCTGCGATGACCGCTCTTCTCGATTTCCTCGCCCCTCCGCTCGGACTCGCTCCGCACACGCGGTTCCGGCTCGACCCCATCGACGGGGCCGACGGGCTCTTCTCGCTCGGCGCCGTCGACGACGACGGTCTGCGGCTCTACCTCGTCGACCCGCAGACGGTCGTGTCGGGCTACGCTCCGACACTCGCGGAGGAGCACGCCGACGCCCTCGGTCTGACTGCAGCAGATGATGCGCTGGTGCTGGTCGTGGCGAGCCACACCGGCGAGGGCGTGCACGTGAACCTGCTCGCCCCGATCATCGCCAACAAGGTCACGGGCGCTACGGCCCAGGTCATCCTCGAGGGCCAGGACTACCCGCTGCGGGCACCGCTCGGCTGACCGGGCGGCGCGGACTAACCTGGAAGGGTGATCCTCGCCGTCGACACCTCTCTCGGAACGGCCGTCGCCGTCATCGACGCCGACGGGCGCACCGTCGCCGAGGCCGGCACCCCCGATCCGCTCGGTCACGCCGAGGTGATCGGAGACCTGCTGGCCCAGGTGGCGGGTCATGAGATCACGCACGTCGTCGCCGGAATGGGCCCTGGCCCGTTCACCGGCCTGCGCATCGGCATCGCCGCCGCGCGGGCGTTCGCGCTCGGCCGGGGCATCCCCCTCGTCCCGGTGCCCAGCCACTTCGCGATCGCCCTCGAGCACGCGGCCGACGGTCCATTCGCGGTGGTGACCGATGCGCGACGGCGAGAGATCGCCGTCAGCGTCTTCGATGGGACCGATGCCGACGGCATCCCGGATCTGACCCAGCCGACGCGCCTCGAGAAGCGCGGCGCCGAGATAGATGAGCCGGTGCACGAGGTGACCGAGCTGTCGGCCGCGGCGCTCGCCCGCGTCGGCGCCCGTGCCATCGCAAGCGGCCGCGTTCTGGCCGACGCCGAGCCGCTCTATCTGCGCTCGCCCGATGTGGTGCAGCCCGGCGCCCCGAAGCGGGTGGGCTCATGACCCTGCGCCCCGCGACCCTCGACGACCTGCCCGCGATCATGGGCCTCGAGCAGCGCAGCTTTCCCACCGATGCGTGGAGCGAGCAGACGATGGGCACCGAGATCGCGAGCCTGCACAACGTCTACCTGGTCGACGTGGAGGGCGAACGCGTCGTCGGCTACGGAGGAGTGCGGGCTCTGCAGGGCTCGGCTGATTCCGACATCCAGACGATCGCGCTCGACACCTCCCTTCGAGGGCAGGGGCGAGGACGCGCGCTGCTGCGCGCGCTGATCGTCACCGCGCTCGAGCGCGGCGCGCGCGAGCTCTTCCTCGAGGTGCGGGACGACAACATCCCGGCTCATACGCTCTACGCCTCGGAGGGCTTCGCCGAGATAGGCCGCAGGCAGGGCTACTACCAGCCTGACAACGTGGATGCGGTGATCATGCGCCTCGACCTGTGGTCGTGGGCGCGCAGTTCGACCGATGCAGCAGAGGAGACGAGCGCATGACCGGTCCCCTGGTGCTCGGAATCGAGACGAGCTGCGACGAGACCGGCATCGGGATCGTACGCGGACGGACGCTGCTGTCGAACACGATCGCGTCGAGCATGGACGAGCATGCACGCTACGGCGGGGTCGTGCCGGAGGTCGCTGCACGGGCCCACCTCGAGGCCCTGCAGCCGTCGATCGAGCGGGCCCTCGCCGAGGCGCGGGTGACGCTCGACGAGCTGGATGCGATCGCCGTGACCAGCGGCCCCGGACTCGCGGGAGCGCTGATGGTGGGCGTCGGCGCGGCGAAGGGTCTCGCGGTGAGCCTCGGCAAGCCGCTGTACGCGGTGAACCACCTCGTCGGTCACATCGCCGCCGACATCCTCACCTCCGAGGATCGCGCCACGGCTCCGCTCGAGTACCCGACCATCGCGCTGCTCGTCTCGGGCGGGCACACCTCGCTCCTGCACGTGCGCGACCTGACGACCGACGTCGAGCTGCTCGGCGAGACGGTCGACGATGCGGCAGGCGAGGCCTTCGACAAGGTCGCCAGGCTGCTGGGCCTGCCCTACCCCGGCGGACCGCAGATCGATAGGGCAGCAGCCGACGGCGACCCGAAGGCGATCCGCTTCCCGAGGGGGCTCTCGAAGGCGTCCGACATGGCGAAGCATCGCTACGACTTCTCGTTCTCGGGCCTGAAGACCGCGGTCGCGCGCTGGGTCGAGCGCGCCGAGGCGGCCGGTGAAGAGGTTCCGGTGGCCGACGTCGCCGCGAGCTTCCGTGAGGCCGTGATCGACGTGCTCGTCACCAAGGCCCTCGCCGCCTGCGAAGACCGCGGTGTGCCGCGTCTGCTGCTCGGTGGCGGCGTGATCGCCAACAGGCGCCTGCGCGAGGTGGCCCTCGAGCGGGCGGCGGCGGCCGGCGTCGCCGTGCGCATCCCGCCGCTGTCGCTGTGCACCGACAACGGCGCCATGATCGCCGGTCTCGCAGCCGAGCTGATCGTGAGCGGACGCGGCGCCTCGACCCTCGCGTTCGGCGCCGATTCGACGCTCCCTGTGACCGAGATCCAGGTGAGCCCGGCATGAGCGACCCGCGCATCGAGCAGCCCACCCCCGAGGTCGAGAAGCCCGGTGGCGGCGCTGAGCTGCCTGGTGCGGCGAAGGGCTACGGCAAGCTGCCCACCGGGCCCGTGCCGGTCGGGCAGGTCGCCGCGCATCCGGATGCGGATGAGCAGCCGGTCATGGAATGGGCGCCCACCACGAGCGATCAGCCCGTCGATGATGCACGGCTCGCGCCGTGGGCGCTGGTCGCCGCGATCGTCGCACTCGCGACATCGATGTTCGTCGGCTGGGGGATCCCGGTAGCGATCATCGCCGTGATCGCGGCGATCATGTCGCTGCGAAGACCGATCGAGAATCGCGGCGTCGCGATGTGGGCGCTGGTGCTCGGATTGTGTGCCACGCTGTTCAGCGCAGGGTGGCTGCTGTGGGCCGCGATGCAGCTCGAGAGTCTGGGGTGACGCATGCTGGACGAGGCGAAGAGCTCACGACGACGTGAGCTGCAGCGCCGGGCGTATGCCCCCGGTGGGGGAATCACCGAAGCGGAGCACGCCGAACTGCGAGAACTCGATGCCCTGGCTGCGACCGCTGCGCCTGCAGAACCGGCTCCGGCACCCGCTCCCGAGCGAGGCGCGGAGCGACGGGACGGGCCTGCAGGTCCCGACGCGGCCGCCCGGTCCGAACGCCCTTCACCCCGCATCGACGGCTCAGGAGCCGGCGAGGTCCCGGCGCATGACGAGATCTCGCATGAGCAGGTGAGTGAGCCCACCGGCACCGATGCGACCTCGGGACGGCGGCGGCCGGGCATCCCGATCCTCGCCCTGTCGACGCTGGTCGCGCTGCTCATCGGCTTCGGCGGAGGATGGGTGCTGCTGGGCCGCTCCGACGCCCCGGCGATGAACGCTGCGCAGGCGAGCGCGCTGGCGGAGATCGAGAAGACCGGGCGGTTCGACCCGGGCTCGATCGTCTATCTCGGCGAGAAATATGACGC is a window of Microbacterium esteraromaticum DNA encoding:
- the flgK gene encoding flagellar hook-associated protein FlgK, with translation MSTFSGLGTAASALAAARRGMDVVGQNIANQATDGYTRQRVSTSAIAAVAQSGRFSLGALPGHGVSVDGVARLGDVLLDARVRDTAGAAGFWSARALAATTAETALAEPTEHGLAARLSQFWNAWQDLGNTPDQGAAAATVLQSASELATRIAGGYRAVATQWADARQSAERTVAQLNTAASQIAQLNTEIRDALGAGSSANELIDRRDALVQTTARLAGARGTLEADGTMTVRIDGNALVAGGDARSLTLAGPVTIEQGGALSVSWSGADGFAVSVDGGELGGLLSVLAPADDGGTLARLAGSYDDVARALASSVNERHRAGVTAAGQTGGDFFALSGSGPAALGLSVAVGSASDLAVAKPGGGPLDSSNADAISQIGRSAGGPDSIWADVVAGFAVATAGDIQRATLSDVASTAAVGAQRSVAGVDGDEETISLLTFQTAYQAAARVLTAVDESLDVLINRTGLVGR
- the flgL gene encoding flagellar hook-associated protein FlgL, which translates into the protein MISRVTASSMTHTAMRQLQANLSELSRLQEQANSQRAFLAPSDDPHAAATTLRLHSEQRRTEQHARNIDDGIAWLATADSAITASTALLARVRNLTVQGANDGAMDATAKEAIAVELEGIRDELLAQANTTVLGRSVFAGTSDTAAFDPTGAFSGHPGAEVVRRVSDEASIRVDTDGAAVFGTGAGSVFALITDIVADLRGGQNVGPRLTEIDERRDAMLSVQGSVGARQSQLERAKEATVQDSVSLEARRAAVEDVDSVEVLVRLQAQELVYRSALAVTGRVLQPTLLEFLR
- a CDS encoding flagellar assembly protein FliW encodes the protein MTALLDFLAPPLGLAPHTRFRLDPIDGADGLFSLGAVDDDGLRLYLVDPQTVVSGYAPTLAEEHADALGLTAADDALVLVVASHTGEGVHVNLLAPIIANKVTGATAQVILEGQDYPLRAPLG
- the tsaB gene encoding tRNA (adenosine(37)-N6)-threonylcarbamoyltransferase complex dimerization subunit type 1 TsaB, which translates into the protein MILAVDTSLGTAVAVIDADGRTVAEAGTPDPLGHAEVIGDLLAQVAGHEITHVVAGMGPGPFTGLRIGIAAARAFALGRGIPLVPVPSHFAIALEHAADGPFAVVTDARRREIAVSVFDGTDADGIPDLTQPTRLEKRGAEIDEPVHEVTELSAAALARVGARAIASGRVLADAEPLYLRSPDVVQPGAPKRVGS
- the rimI gene encoding ribosomal protein S18-alanine N-acetyltransferase — its product is MTLRPATLDDLPAIMGLEQRSFPTDAWSEQTMGTEIASLHNVYLVDVEGERVVGYGGVRALQGSADSDIQTIALDTSLRGQGRGRALLRALIVTALERGARELFLEVRDDNIPAHTLYASEGFAEIGRRQGYYQPDNVDAVIMRLDLWSWARSSTDAAEETSA
- the tsaD gene encoding tRNA (adenosine(37)-N6)-threonylcarbamoyltransferase complex transferase subunit TsaD, translating into MTGPLVLGIETSCDETGIGIVRGRTLLSNTIASSMDEHARYGGVVPEVAARAHLEALQPSIERALAEARVTLDELDAIAVTSGPGLAGALMVGVGAAKGLAVSLGKPLYAVNHLVGHIAADILTSEDRATAPLEYPTIALLVSGGHTSLLHVRDLTTDVELLGETVDDAAGEAFDKVARLLGLPYPGGPQIDRAAADGDPKAIRFPRGLSKASDMAKHRYDFSFSGLKTAVARWVERAEAAGEEVPVADVAASFREAVIDVLVTKALAACEDRGVPRLLLGGGVIANRRLREVALERAAAAGVAVRIPPLSLCTDNGAMIAGLAAELIVSGRGASTLAFGADSTLPVTEIQVSPA